Proteins co-encoded in one Capsicum annuum cultivar UCD-10X-F1 chromosome 9, UCD10Xv1.1, whole genome shotgun sequence genomic window:
- the LOC107840750 gene encoding putative late blight resistance protein homolog R1A-10, protein MVGRDDQRERLVEHLTTGYSGEPKVIPIVGMGGIGKTTLANEVYSDTCIRSHFDVCAWATISQQHNVKEILLSLLRSTKVDKVFSESEAELANMLQKSLKGKRYLIVLDDIWKTEAWDAVRQCFPRENKGSGILLTTPNTEVARYAGTKNSLPMRFMDQDESLNLFRSVAFSSEELPSELETIGKQIVDECHGLPLTIVMVAGLLKSKRAIEDWESVSKDVKSFVTNDPDERCSRVLGLSYDHLTSDLKACLLHFGIF, encoded by the coding sequence ATGGTTGGACGTGATGATCAAAGGGAACGGTTGGTAGAGCATCTGACTACAGGCTACTCTGGTGAACCCAAAGTCATCCCGATTGTCGGGATGGGAGGCATAGGTAAGACAACCTTAGCGAACGAAGTTTACAGCGATACATGCATTCGTTCTCATTTTGATGTTTGTGCCTGGGCTACTATTTCTCAACAACACAATGTAAAGGAAATCTTGTTGAGCCTTCTGCGTTCTACAAAGGTTGACAAAGTTTTCTCGGAAAGTGAGGCAGAGCTGGCAAACATGCTACAAAAGAGTTTAAAGGGTAAGAGATATTTAATTGTATTGGATGACATCTGGAAAACTGAAGCATGGGATGCCGTGAGACAATGTTTTCCTCGTGAAAACAAGGGGAGTGGAATATTGTTGACGACCCCTAACACTGAAGTAGCGCGCTATGCTGGTACAAAGAATTCATTGCCGATGAGGTTCATGGATCAAGATGAGAGTTTGAACCTTTTCAGAAGTGTAGCATTTTCAAGTGAAGAATTACCATCTGAATTGGAGACTATTGGGAAGCAAATCGTAGATGAATGTCACGGGTTACCACTAACTATTGTCATGGTTGCTGGACTTCTCAAATCAAAAAGGGCAATAGAAGATTGGGAAAGTGTTTCTAAAGATGTCAAGTCATTCGTCACGAATGATCCTGATGAACGATGTTCACGTGTGCTTGGGTTGAGTTACGATCACTTGACAAGCGATCTAAAGGCATGTCTTCTGCATTTCGGAATTTTTTGA